From a region of the Helianthus annuus cultivar XRQ/B chromosome 5, HanXRQr2.0-SUNRISE, whole genome shotgun sequence genome:
- the LOC110944113 gene encoding scarecrow-like protein 18, whose amino-acid sequence MLGSSSSSHQHKNNKDLDSPQPPPPRSIAMRQLLTAAQLISQSDLSAANHLISILSSNSSAYGDSSERLVHSFTKALSLRLHYHHKIFLNVSPLKSFMKPPSYNINIYNDQYDSVLQSSYLSLNKITPFIRFGQFTANQAILEVIDYQQNIHIIDFDIMLGVQWPPLMQAISNHHPPPTLRITAIGTNLNTLRRTGDRLSKFARSLGLKFSFYPLLLPNTNNETLTVDHLINHLSDVLLLPNETLAVNCDFYLHRHLNNRDKLCLLLRKIKSMKPRVVTLSEQEAYHNNPIFLSRFMEAMKYYTAVFESLEATLPPNSRERIEVEQVWFGKVIADIVAEEGDCRKERHERFRSWEVMMVSAGFRKVPLSGYALSQARLLLRLHYPCEGYNLEVIDDSFFLGWGNQSLFSVSSWR is encoded by the coding sequence ATGTTGGGTTCATCCTCTTCCTCTCATCAACACAAAAATAATAAGGATCTAGATTCGCCGCAGCCACCACCACCGCGGTCCATCGCCATGCGACAACTCCTCACCGCCGCCCAACTAATCTCCCAGTCTGATCTCTCCGCCGCGAACCACCTCATCTCCATCCTCTCCTCCAACTCATCCGCTTACGGCGATTCATCCGAAAGATTAGTCCACTCTTTTACTAAAGCTCTCTCCCTTCGCCTCCACTACCACCACAAAATCTTCCTCAATGTCAGTCCACTAAAGAGTTTCATGAAGCCTCCAAGTTATAATATAAATATTTACAATGATCAATATGATTCAGTTCTCCAATCATCCTATTTGTCACTAAACAAAATAACTCCTTTCATTAGATTCGGTCAGTTCACTGCTAATCAAGCCATCTTAGAAGTCATTGATTATCAACAAAACATTCACATAATTGATTTCGATATCATGCTTGGTGTTCAATGGCCACCCTTAATGCAAGCCATTTCCAACCACCATCCTCCCCCAACTCTCCGAATAACCGCCATCGGTACAAACTTAAATACCCTCCGGCGAACCGGTGATCGTCTCTCTAAATTCGCACGTTCACTCGGACTCAAGTTCAGTTTCTACCCACTCTTACTCCCAAACACAAACAATGAAACCCTAACCGTTGACCATCTTATCAACCACCTGTCTGATGTCCTACTCTTGCCTAACGAAACCCTAGCCGTCAATTGTGACTTTTACCTCCACCGTCATTTGAACAACCGTGACAAGCTTTGTTTATTGCTTAGAAAAATCAAATCTATGAAGCCTAGGGTTGTTACATTATCCGAACAAGAAGCATACCACAACAACCCTATATTTTTATCAAGGTTTATGGAAGCTATGAAGTATTACACTGCAGTGTTTGAGTCTCTAGAAGCAACACTGCCGCCGAACAGCCGGGAGAGGATTGAGGTGGAGCAAGTATGGTTCGGGAAAGTGATCGCCGACATAGTGGCGGAGGAGGGAGATTGCCGGAAAGAGAGACATGAAAGATTCAGATCATGGGAAGTGATGATGGTAAGTGCTGGTTTTCGTAAAGTTCCTCTCAGTGGTTATGCTCTTTCACAGGCTAGATTGCTGTTGAGGCTTCATTATCCATGTGAAGGTTATAATCTTGAGGTTATTGATGATTCTTTCTTCTTAGGTTGGGGGAATCAGTCTCTTTTCTCTGTTTCATCTTGGCGTTAA